Within the Gemmatimonadaceae bacterium genome, the region TAGTGGGTCAGTTTCGAGTTGGCAGGATGGAGGCGAGCCGCCCTGCGTGCCACGGAGACACGAAGACACGGTGAAAAACGCTTTAGAGGGAAAGGCGCTTCATTCCGTTAATCAGAGTGCTCGAGTTCCCAGCAAAGACAATCTTCGTATGTCGATTCCAGCAATCCCGGTCCAGGATGCCGATGCACTTCTATCGCAGCGCCGATAATACGTTCCGTGAGGCTCTCAGTCTCCTGATGGCTCAGGCTCATGCTCAATGGAGGCCCTCAGCACCGCACTATGCGTGGTCCCGCAGTTCCCCCAACAACCGTTTTCCTCCGTGTGCTTCGTGTCTCCGTGGCAAGTGCAGAGACATGGCTAAACTGACCCACTACCCACGCAGAGGCGCAGAGAAACCGCTTGGCTGCGCCACGCAGAGACGCAGAGAAACCACTTGCGGGCATGTGCTGTCAGAGGAATGTCTCAATCGCGAGCTTTCCTCGGCTGGCCTCAAGATCGATCGCCAGCCCGCGTTGAATGTCGCATATGACGGGGCAGATCTTCACCGTACTTTTCGTCCCGACTTCGTCGTCAATAGCGAGGTCGTGGTCGAGGTAAAGGCTGGCGCGCACATTCTGCCGGTGCACCAGGCACAATTGCTGACCTATCTGGAGCTCTCCGGCCACGAGCGCGGGCTGATCATCAACTTCAACACTGCCCAGCTCATCCGCGGCGTGAAGCGCCTGATACTCACGCGTCAGCACTGTTAGCTGCTGTTAGCTGACCGCTAGCGCCCGCTAGCGCGCGCCCGCACTCGCCGCCGCGGCCCGCCTGTAGGCCGCCTCCGCCTCCTCGGCGCGTCCCTGCCTGCCGAGAGAGTCGCCCAGATTCCGGTAGAGCTGAGGCATCGCGCAGTCGGTCTGCACCGCACGCTCAAGTGCGCGCCGCGCATCGTCGAAGTTGCCGCATGCTTCCTGCGCGACGGAGAGATTGTTGAGCAGCACTGCCGACGCCGGATACCGCGATACGCCTTCGGCAAGAAGAGACGCCGAGCGCTCCGGCTCTCCGCGCATGACGGCTTCGACGCCCGCATAGTGAAACCATACGGCGGGCGGCGCACTGCCGCCCCACGCGGTCCTTGCGGCTTCGAGCGTGCGCATCGCCGTGTCGAGGTCGCCCCTCTGGAGAGAGAGAGACGCGAGCCCGAGGTGAGCGAGCGGCTCGGGCCTCGATGAACGCGAAATGACGAGCTCGAGGGTAAGACGCGCCTTCTCGAGCTGGCCGAGGCGCTCGTACGCATAGGCCATGTTGATCAACACGGCGGCTGCGCGGGGCGCCGACACAGCCGTCCGCTGAAATGCGGTTGCCGCGTCGTTCCACCGGCTCTCGCGCAGCGCGATGAGCCCGAGATAAAAAGCCGCAGACGCATCGCTCGCCCGCAGCTCGGCGATACGCCTGAACTCGCGCGCGGCGTCGCTGTACATTCGCGCCTTGTAGAACGCGATGCCGAGATTGCGGTGCTCCGTGATCACGCTCTCCTGCACCACGGGCTTCGCCGGCTCGAGCGCGCCGACCTGGATAAGGAACGCTCCGGAAAGCAGGCCGAAGAGCGCCTTTCCAACGTCGAACTCGCCCATCTTCGAGACGCGCATCAGCTCATGCACGTTGCGGTGGCCGTCAATGAGCGGAAGCAGCTGCTGCTGCTCGTCGCTCAACGCGATGCTGTTTCGCAGCAGCTGCTGGCGATCCAGTGCCAACACTACATCGAAGCTCGGCAACCGCTTCTCGATCAGGGACCACTCGTCCACACGACGAGCGCCTTCGAGCAGCAGTCCCTGCGGATCCACCGAGACGAGGTGCGCACCAGCGGGAGGGCGGACTCCGGGCTCAAAACTGAAGGAGCCGTCGCTCCACTTGAACATCACGAACACCGAGTCCTCCGTCCCGAGATTGCGCCCGGTCACGGATGCGTGGCAGACCCTTCCGCTCTCGAAGCAGATGGTCCCGCCTGATGCCGGCACGGTGAGACTCAGCGTGCCCGACTTGTTCCCCATCGCGAGCAGCTGGAGAACGTCGGGGAGACTCGCGTCGTTCAGATTGCCGCGGATCGCCATTTATCGCAGTTCCTCGACGATCCTGTCAGCGGCTTCCGGCCACGACAGAATGAGCTTTTCCGGATCGGCCGCGGGGGTGCGCCCGCCGAGGGAACCGGCGACTCCGAGTCGCCCGACGCTGTGCTCCAGCGTCGGCGCTATTTCGGCGAGGAACGACTCGAATTCACCGTCGTGGCGCTCACCTTTTTGTGGTCGTCCCGGCCGTTCCCCTGAAATCACTGCCTGCGCTCCGTTGTTCGCATCTGCAAAGAACCCGCACATTTCTACCGCGCGGCACGGAAAGATACGACCTCGACGGCCCGCCGCGCCCGCGGCTCAGTTCAATGGTCCAAAGAGCGCGTCGAGGCTGCTGTTGAGGTCAGCCTCGAGATCGCGGACTCCCCTCGGCTCTCCATCGCCGTGGTCAGTCGCGCCGACAGCGTCGCGAAACTCCGCAAAGTAGAGGCGCACCAGCCCGAGCGTGCTGTCCCGGTCGAACGCCGCCAGAAGAAGGCACTCCTTTCCCGCGGCGGCGCAGGATCCCATGAACACTCCCTGCTTCCGCCCACCTTGATGCAGGCCGAGGAAAGGCCGGCCGCCCATCTGGCGCCCGAGCTCCTTGCCGGAGGCGTTGATCGCCGCGGCCAGCGCGCACGCAGTCATCACTTCGACTGCGCTGGCGAATCCGAATTGTCCGAGGACCTTGCCATCGGGATGCAGCACGATGGCCCGCTGCACGCGCGCATCCTGAACGAATCGACGCAGCGGGGCGTCCAGCCACGGTGCACTCACAGCTCCAGCGATCATAGCGTCTCCACTGCGCTGAGCATCTCGAGCCGCAGCCTCCCAAGGTTAATACCACTCGACGCGACGGTGACGATGACAACGTCTCCGCGCGCGGTTGCACAAAGGTGTCCGCGGTCGGCCTCCAGCCGGACGAAAGTCGCCTCGCCCAGGCCGGCGTCCGACGCTGCGGCGCGCGTTCGTCTGAACAGCGAGGCCGCGAGCGCCGCGGCGGAGTCCGCATCGCGCCCCGGACCGGCGTCGCCGGCGATCACCATTCCGTCGTCGATTCCGACGAGCATGACGCCGGTCACGCCCTGTTGGCGCTGCAATCGCGCCACGACTGATTCGAATTGCTGCATCATGCGACCTCGCGCCTCCACGCCAGCGCCCGTTCGGACGCGATGTCGAGCAGCCGTCTCACAAAGCCGTGCGGCACCGAGGGCGCCGCCGCTACGAGAACGACGTCGCCGTCATCCGCCGGAGCGAGCGCGAGATTCGCGTCCGCGCATTCGCAGACGATCGCGCGCCACTCACCCAGGTCGAGGTGTCGCATCGACCGCGTGGCTTCCGAGCCGACGCCGGCGAGTGCCACGCCGATTTCGCGGCTCACATCTTCTCCGCGACTGTCGAGATAGATGCCCGCACGTACTTCCCCACGGTGATCGAGAAGCAGAGCGGTCTGATCGCCATCTCCAAGAACGTCGGCGAACGCGAAGCGCGATTCTTCCGTCATGCCGCGGCCTCCGCGCGCTCGGGAGTCATCTCTATGAGCTCCGTGCTGAGCATTCCATAGACCGTCTTTGCGACCTCGAACTCGCTCACCGCGAGCTCCGCCGCGATGTCCCGAAGCGAATGGCGTCCATCTATGAGCGCGAGCACTTCCCATTCGGCGGGGCGGAGATCGATGAAGGATTCCGATGCCTCGCGCGGACTGGCGAGCCGCGGCACCACGGCGGCGCTCGGGATGCGGTCGCCCATGCGCGACCACTCGTCGATGCGGCGCGCGCCTTCCATCAGCAGCGCCTCGATGCTCACGCGCACCGACGCGTCCCCCCGAACGTTGTCCTCGCTGCCGTCGGCAAATGAAAACGTTCCTTCGTTCCATGAGAACAGATCGAACACCACGCTCTCTATCTGCTGGCGCATGTAGCGCTCGACGTCGCGGCGCGTCACCGCGCCGTTGGCGATGAGTATCTCTCCGAGGAGCCGGCCATCGCCTGCCGCCTGCGCCGCCGTCGCCGTCTGCAACTCGCGGTCGCTCACCTTCCCCGCCTTGCGCAACAGCGCGCCAAGCGTGTGAGGATTGTCGCGCATCGTCGCGTGAACGACAGCGCCGGAATCGAAATACACCCGGCCTTCGTTATCGCGCGCCGCCGACCGTACGGTCAGCTGGCCGCTCTTTCGCGCGAGGTCCAGAAGCTGAAAGACGTCGTGAATGCCGATGTCCTGAAGCGGGCCTTCGATCGCCATCAGCGTGTCTCCGACGATGCCAGCCCGCTGTACTTGCGGGCAACGGCATGATTGGGGTTGAACTTGAGCACGCGCGCGAACGCTCGTGCGGCATCGCGCGTGCGCTTGAGATCGAGCAGCGACTCGCCGAGCACGACGAGCGCGGCAAAGTGATAGACGTTCGCGCGAAGAAGTCCGACGGCGCGCCTCAGTGCGTCCGACGGCCGGCCCATCGCCCTGTAGACGGTGGCCAGCTCGAGCGCGGCGGCATCGTCCGCCGGAACGGCCCCGAGAACCGCCACGAACTCCCTCTCCGCGACCTCGTATTCTCCGCGCGCGGCGAAGCATTTGCCGAGCAGCACCATGCCCTCCTTCTCGTCCGCGCCGCGCCCCATCGCGCGCCGGATCTCCGCCAGTGCACGGTCGTACAGACGCTTCGAGAGGTAGTCCGCGGCGAGCGTGTAGTCGGGAACCGCCGTTGCCGCGATGCTGCCCTGGGGAATCGCCGCAACGTTCTCGGCGGCGTCCATTTCGAGAATCATCGTCTGCGGCAGCGATCGCGGATCCAGCTCGCGCGCACGCTCGGCGCATTCCGTCGCCGCTTCCTCGTCGCCGAGACCGGAGAACGCCATGCTCAGGCTCTGATGCGCGGCAGCGAGATTCGGATCGGACTGTATCGCGCGCACGCACGCATCGCGCGCTTCCGCGAACTCTCCGAACTCCAGCAGGACGCGTCCTGTCCCGTTCCACGCAACCGGATGCTCCGGCTGATCGCGGAGGACGTTTCGATACGCGTCGAGCGCGAGCTGGAAATGTCCCTGGCGGAAGAGGGCCAGAGCGAGATTGAGGCGCGCGCTCTGCAACCCGCGATCGTCGCGCGCGGCGCGGCGGAAGCAGTTCGTCGCCTCACGCACGTCACCCGCGTCCCAGAGCACAGCTCCGAGATTGTTTTGAGCTGCGGCGTACGACGTGACATCACCCACGCAGCGCCTGAAGCTTTCCTCGGCGTCGTTCGATCTGCCCATCAGGTAGAGCGCCACACCGCGCTGGTTCCAGACACGCGGATTCTCCGCGTTGACGGCGAGCGAGCGGTCGTACGCCTCGAGGGCCTGATGCGGCTGGCCGAGGAGAAGATGCAGGCTCGCGATCGCCTCGAGCGCAGCGGCCGGATCCTCACCCGCGTCAAGCGCCGCGCGACACTCGCGTAATGCCTCTGCGTGATAGCCCTTGAGTCGCAGCGCGAGCGCAAGCGTGAGATGCGCTCTGCCGGAGCGCGTCGCGCCCTGAGCATCGGATCGCGCATTGCTCGCTGGTTCGGAGGGCGACCGGCGCCCTTCGAGCGACAGATTCGCTTGCGCGCGGGTGAGCGACGGATTGAGCGCCACCGCGCGCCGGTTGGCTTCCCGTGCCTCCTCTACACGCCCGAGGTCGCCAAGTATGAATCCAGCGAGGTAGTGGGCATCCGGGTTGGCCGGATTGAGGTCGATGGAGCGACGAAGAAAGCGCAACGCTTCCTCGCCGAGGCCGCGGTTATAGAAGATCTCGGCAAGAAAGAAATGCAGGACTGAGCTGTCGGGGTCGTGCGTGAGCGCGCGGTGAAACTTCGCTTCCGCGTCGTCGAGGTGGCCGGCCGTCTTTTCAGCGATGCCGCTTTCGACGAGAAGACCGATGTCGTCCGGAGCATCGACGAGCCTCGCTTCGAGCTCGGCGACACGCCGCTCGAGCAGACCTGCCTCGCCGTAGGCGATCTCGAGATTGCGCCGCGCAACGCGCATCCGCTCGTCGAGTGCCAGCGCGCGCGAGAACGCGCCGACTGCCTCGTCGTACATGCCGCGCCTGAAGTAGAGCACACCAAGGTTGTTCTGCGCGCCCGGATCGGCCGGGTCCACGCGCCGCGCGAGAGAGCGGAGAATCTCCGCTTCCCTGGGTGGAGGCGCGAGTGCGACCGGAGCGGTCATTATGCTACACGCACTGCCGCGAAGATGGCACCGAACGAAGCGACGTCGGGCAGCAGCAGGAAGAAGCCGCGGAACCGCTCGCCGATCTCTTCGAACGAGAATTCCGTCTCGACGCAGCATGCGGCTGCAGCCGACGATGCCTGCCGCCTGTGCTCCTCCATCACCACCTGTGTGGTTCCAACCGTGAGGCGGGGTGGAGACGGAAGCAGCGTCATGCCGAGAAATTCGCTCAGCGCAGTCATGTACGCGCCGCCAAGGATGTTGCCGGCCTCCTTGAGCGCAGATTCCTCGAGCAGGTCGAGCGTTCCACCGGGGCGGCGCTCCCGGCGCAGCATCAGATCCGCCAGCCGCCTCCCGGTGGCGAGAGGGAGCGCGAGCAGCGTGTGCCCCGTGAGAGACCCGTGCATGTCCATCAGCACGCTCACGATCTGGGAATCGTTGTCGGCGATTCCCGGAATGAGCTCTTCCAGCGGCGCCACGTTCACCGTCGGAACGTCGATCATGATGCGCGCACCCGTCATCAGCGACAGCGCAGTCGCAGCATGGCCGGCGCCGATGTTGGCGACCTCCTTCAGGGCGTCGAGACGCTGGGGGCTCATCGTCGCCCACAGCTTGCGGGAGCTGTACACGTCTGAGGTTTCGATGCTCTGCATTGTCCCGTGGCTAGGCGATTCCGTGCGCATCGAGTATGAGCGCCGGTGAGCCGTTGGTGAGAATTGTCGCGCCGTTGAAGAGCTGCGGCATGCCGCGCGCGGCGTCGAAGGATTTGACCACCACTTCCTGCTGTCCCACGAACTCGTCCACCACCAGACTCATCCGTCCGTCGGGCAGATCCAGCACCACAACGTGGCCGCTCCTGCTGGCGCGGGGCGGGTGACCGACACGCTCACGCAGCCGCACCGCTGGCATGGACTGACCCCGGACGGACAGCATCTCGCGCCCGTTCTCGAACGTCATCATCTCCGGATCAAGCACCATCGTCTCCACGACATGAGTGATCGGGAGGGCGTAGACTTCGTTCTCGCTGCGGGCGAGCAGGGCGTGAATGATCGCCAGTGTCATCGGAAGCTCGAGGCGGATCTCCGTGCCTGCGCCTGCATCCGTCGCGAGTTCCACCCCACCACCCAGCGAGCGAACCTTCGTCGCGACGACGTCGAGCCCGACGCCGCGGCCGGACATGTCAGTCACCTTCGACGTCGTCGAAAAGCCCGGCCGGGCTATGAGCGCGAGAATCTCGGCGTCGCTCAACGGCTCGTGGTCGGCCTCAAGAAGACCGACTTCACATGCCCGGTCGAGCACCCGCTGCACATCGATTCCGCGGCCATCGTCGCTGACGCGGATGACGACTGAGGACCTCTCGCGCGATGCCGACAGCGTCAGCCGGGCAACAATCGGTTTCCCCGCCGCCCTCCGTTCCTGTGGAGTCTCCACTCCGTGATCGAGCGAGTTCCGCAGCAGATGCATGACAGGATCGCCGATCTCGTCGAGCACCGATTTGTCCACTTCAATGTCCGAGCCGAGAATCTCGAAGACGACTTTCTTGCCAAGCGACACTGCGGTGTCGCGAACCATCCGCTCGAATCGCTCGAACGCCTGGCCGACGGGCACCATCCGCGCTGTTGTGATTTCCGTCTGAAGGCTGCCGATCAGCTTCGATGCGTGCAGCACCGCTTCGGAGATCGCCGGGTTGGCGGCCTTGCGCGCGATGTCCTGCAGACGTCCGCGGGCGATGACGAGCTCGCCGATGAGCGTCATCAGCGTATCGAGCCTCGCGGCGTCCACGCGCACCGATCTCTGCGTCTTCTCGCTCGCGACATTGAACGACGCGACGATCTGCGCCGACACGACCGGCGTTGGACGCGAAGACGTCCGTGCCGCCGAGTCCGTGGACGGCGGCGCCGACATCACCGGCCACTCCATCGTCGGATTCGTTCCTTCCAGTTCGGCGTCGGTGACTGTCGCTGTCATCGCCTCGAGCATCGCCACGGTCTCCGATACATCCACTTTCACGCCGTCCACCTGCGACGCCGAAACAACGGCGGACTCCAGCATGTCGACCGCTTCGAACAAGGTCTCGATCACGGCCGGCGTCATCGTCATGGCCCCGCGCCGCAGCAGATCGAGAAGCGTCTCCAGCGCGTGCGACAGATCCCGCACCGCGTCGTAGCCCATCGCCGCGCTCATCCCCTTGACCGTGTGGACGGCGCGGAAAAGCTCCGCTATGCGCTCAATCCCCTCACCGCGCTCGAGCGCGAGCAGCGAAGCATTCATCTCCGCCATTCGCTCTCTTGCTTCGGCGCGGAAAAGCTCCGTGTAGCGCTGTGTGTTCACCTACCCGAGCACCCGTTGCACCGCTTCGAGAACGCGGCTCGGCTGGAATGGCTTCACCACGAAGTCCTTCGCGCCCGCCTGGATCGCCTCGGCGACCAGCGCCTGCTGCCCCATCGCGCTGCACATCAGAACGCGAGCCTGCGGATCGAACCTCGTGATCTCCCTGACCGCGTCGATGCCGCCCATCTCCGGCATGATGATGTCCATCGTCACCAGGTCCGGTTTGAGCGCCTTGTACTTCTCCACCGCCTGCGCGCCCGAATCGGCTTCGCCGATCACCTCGAGCCCCGCCTGCGTGAGAATGTCCCCGATCATCGTGCGCATGAACACCGCGTCATCGCACACCAGCACCGTGTTGTTCACTCCATGCCTCCTCAGGCGAGAGCTGTTTCCACCATCGCACGCAGATCCAGCAGCGCGCCCCCATCCACATCGGCGGCGGGCAACACCTGGATGTCGAATACATTGTCCACAATCACGCCCGCGACCCGGCCGCCGCGCTCCACGAGCAGAATGCTCGCGTTCGCTCCCTCGGCCGGAACTCCATACAGACACAGCGCGGCGTCCATCACCGTCACGAGACTGCCGCGCAGATTGATCAGTCCGCGAACGTAGCGGGGTGCACCTGGAAGACGAGTGGTTTCTGTAATCGGTACGATTTCGCGCACTGCCTCGAGCTCGGCGCAGCGCGTGCGGCCGGCGATCGTGAAGACGAGCACGCGGCGCATCTCGACCGCAGGCGCTGGCGCGGCGGCTTCCCCGTCCACGAGGGCGGGGGCTGGCTCCGTCTCGATTGCCGCGGAAGGTGCCTGATCAGTCATAGAAGCCGAGCGCGGCGAGCGGATCCTCGGCCTGCGCAACGGCTTCGCGCTCTCCGATCACTCGGAGAGCGGCCTTCAGATCGTCGGGCAAGGGTGAGCGGATGTCCATCGGCGCGCCAGTGATTGGATGATCGAGCTGGAGCCACGCCGCGTGCAGAAAATGCCGCCTTGGCGCCAACCCCGCGATCCGTCGTCCAACACCACCGCCGTAAACATCGTCACCCATCACTGGATGCCCTGCCGACGCCAGGTGAACGCGAATCTGGTGGGTTCGCCCGGTGTGCAGATGCGCACGCAACAGGTCTCCCGGTCCGAAGCGGGCGAGCCGGACAAAGTCCGTCGTCGCCTGCCTGCCGTTACTGACGATTGCCATGCGCTTTCGGTCTCGCGGGTCTCGCGCGAGGGGTTTGTCTATCGTGAGCGTGTCGCCGGCGAGATGTCCCCGGATCATCACCGCGTATCGCCGCTTGACGCGACGAGATGCGATGGCCGCACTGAGAATGCGATGCGCCCGTTCCGTTCTCGCCACGATGAGCAAGCCGGAAGTTTCCTTGTCGAGACGATGGACGATCCCCGCCCGCTCCGGATTCGCGCCCGGCGACAGGTCGCCGCCGCGCCCGAGAAGCGCGTTCACGAGAGTGCCCGTCCAGTTGCCCGGTGCAGGATGCACGACCATGCCGGCCGGCTTGTCCACGATCAGCAGCGCGTCATCTTCGAAGACGATCCTGAGGGGAATGTCCTCTCCGGTGATCTGGCGTGCGGTGACCGGGGGCTCGTTCACCACGACGAGGTCTCCGGGAACCGGGCGATAGCTCGCTTTCTCGCGACCGCCATTCACG harbors:
- a CDS encoding RluA family pseudouridine synthase encodes the protein MSVEADGNARLDLLVASRARLSRTQAATLIANGNVTVNGGREKASYRPVPGDLVVVNEPPVTARQITGEDIPLRIVFEDDALLIVDKPAGMVVHPAPGNWTGTLVNALLGRGGDLSPGANPERAGIVHRLDKETSGLLIVARTERAHRILSAAIASRRVKRRYAVMIRGHLAGDTLTIDKPLARDPRDRKRMAIVSNGRQATTDFVRLARFGPGDLLRAHLHTGRTHQIRVHLASAGHPVMGDDVYGGGVGRRIAGLAPRRHFLHAAWLQLDHPITGAPMDIRSPLPDDLKAALRVIGEREAVAQAEDPLAALGFYD
- a CDS encoding GxxExxY protein — encoded protein: MAKLTHYPRRGAEKPLGCATQRRRETTCGHVLSEECLNRELSSAGLKIDRQPALNVAYDGADLHRTFRPDFVVNSEVVVEVKAGAHILPVHQAQLLTYLELSGHERGLIINFNTAQLIRGVKRLILTRQHC
- a CDS encoding DUF4388 domain-containing protein; translation: MAIRGNLNDASLPDVLQLLAMGNKSGTLSLTVPASGGTICFESGRVCHASVTGRNLGTEDSVFVMFKWSDGSFSFEPGVRPPAGAHLVSVDPQGLLLEGARRVDEWSLIEKRLPSFDVVLALDRQQLLRNSIALSDEQQQLLPLIDGHRNVHELMRVSKMGEFDVGKALFGLLSGAFLIQVGALEPAKPVVQESVITEHRNLGIAFYKARMYSDAAREFRRIAELRASDASAAFYLGLIALRESRWNDAATAFQRTAVSAPRAAAVLINMAYAYERLGQLEKARLTLELVISRSSRPEPLAHLGLASLSLQRGDLDTAMRTLEAARTAWGGSAPPAVWFHYAGVEAVMRGEPERSASLLAEGVSRYPASAVLLNNLSVAQEACGNFDDARRALERAVQTDCAMPQLYRNLGDSLGRQGRAEEAEAAYRRAAAASAGAR
- a CDS encoding roadblock/LC7 domain-containing protein is translated as MMQQFESVVARLQRQQGVTGVMLVGIDDGMVIAGDAGPGRDADSAAALAASLFRRTRAAASDAGLGEATFVRLEADRGHLCATARGDVVIVTVASSGINLGRLRLEMLSAVETL
- a CDS encoding tetratricopeptide repeat protein, coding for MTAPVALAPPPREAEILRSLARRVDPADPGAQNNLGVLYFRRGMYDEAVGAFSRALALDERMRVARRNLEIAYGEAGLLERRVAELEARLVDAPDDIGLLVESGIAEKTAGHLDDAEAKFHRALTHDPDSSVLHFFLAEIFYNRGLGEEALRFLRRSIDLNPANPDAHYLAGFILGDLGRVEEAREANRRAVALNPSLTRAQANLSLEGRRSPSEPASNARSDAQGATRSGRAHLTLALALRLKGYHAEALRECRAALDAGEDPAAALEAIASLHLLLGQPHQALEAYDRSLAVNAENPRVWNQRGVALYLMGRSNDAEESFRRCVGDVTSYAAAQNNLGAVLWDAGDVREATNCFRRAARDDRGLQSARLNLALALFRQGHFQLALDAYRNVLRDQPEHPVAWNGTGRVLLEFGEFAEARDACVRAIQSDPNLAAAHQSLSMAFSGLGDEEAATECAERARELDPRSLPQTMILEMDAAENVAAIPQGSIAATAVPDYTLAADYLSKRLYDRALAEIRRAMGRGADEKEGMVLLGKCFAARGEYEVAEREFVAVLGAVPADDAAALELATVYRAMGRPSDALRRAVGLLRANVYHFAALVVLGESLLDLKRTRDAARAFARVLKFNPNHAVARKYSGLASSETR
- a CDS encoding DUF4388 domain-containing protein, which encodes MAIEGPLQDIGIHDVFQLLDLARKSGQLTVRSAARDNEGRVYFDSGAVVHATMRDNPHTLGALLRKAGKVSDRELQTATAAQAAGDGRLLGEILIANGAVTRRDVERYMRQQIESVVFDLFSWNEGTFSFADGSEDNVRGDASVRVSIEALLMEGARRIDEWSRMGDRIPSAAVVPRLASPREASESFIDLRPAEWEVLALIDGRHSLRDIAAELAVSEFEVAKTVYGMLSTELIEMTPERAEAAA
- a CDS encoding response regulator, with amino-acid sequence MNNTVLVCDDAVFMRTMIGDILTQAGLEVIGEADSGAQAVEKYKALKPDLVTMDIIMPEMGGIDAVREITRFDPQARVLMCSAMGQQALVAEAIQAGAKDFVVKPFQPSRVLEAVQRVLG
- a CDS encoding chemotaxis protein CheW, producing MTDQAPSAAIETEPAPALVDGEAAAPAPAVEMRRVLVFTIAGRTRCAELEAVREIVPITETTRLPGAPRYVRGLINLRGSLVTVMDAALCLYGVPAEGANASILLVERGGRVAGVIVDNVFDIQVLPAADVDGGALLDLRAMVETALA
- a CDS encoding chemotaxis protein CheA, which encodes MNTQRYTELFRAEARERMAEMNASLLALERGEGIERIAELFRAVHTVKGMSAAMGYDAVRDLSHALETLLDLLRRGAMTMTPAVIETLFEAVDMLESAVVSASQVDGVKVDVSETVAMLEAMTATVTDAELEGTNPTMEWPVMSAPPSTDSAARTSSRPTPVVSAQIVASFNVASEKTQRSVRVDAARLDTLMTLIGELVIARGRLQDIARKAANPAISEAVLHASKLIGSLQTEITTARMVPVGQAFERFERMVRDTAVSLGKKVVFEILGSDIEVDKSVLDEIGDPVMHLLRNSLDHGVETPQERRAAGKPIVARLTLSASRERSSVVIRVSDDGRGIDVQRVLDRACEVGLLEADHEPLSDAEILALIARPGFSTTSKVTDMSGRGVGLDVVATKVRSLGGGVELATDAGAGTEIRLELPMTLAIIHALLARSENEVYALPITHVVETMVLDPEMMTFENGREMLSVRGQSMPAVRLRERVGHPPRASRSGHVVVLDLPDGRMSLVVDEFVGQQEVVVKSFDAARGMPQLFNGATILTNGSPALILDAHGIA
- a CDS encoding chemotaxis protein CheC, with product MQSIETSDVYSSRKLWATMSPQRLDALKEVANIGAGHAATALSLMTGARIMIDVPTVNVAPLEELIPGIADNDSQIVSVLMDMHGSLTGHTLLALPLATGRRLADLMLRRERRPGGTLDLLEESALKEAGNILGGAYMTALSEFLGMTLLPSPPRLTVGTTQVVMEEHRRQASSAAAACCVETEFSFEEIGERFRGFFLLLPDVASFGAIFAAVRVA